In Arthrobacter sp. StoSoilB5, one genomic interval encodes:
- the uvrA gene encoding excinuclease ABC subunit UvrA, whose product MPKALAEDAAIDALKSVSAVPDTKPTRPDLSRLVVKGAREHNLRNVDLDLPRDAMIVFTGLSGSGKSSLAFDTIFAEGQRRYVESLSAYARQFLGQVDKPDVDFIEGLSPAVSIDQKSTSKNPRSTVGTITEIYDYMRLLWARVGRPHCPVCGEPIARQTPQQIVDQLLELEKGTRFQVLAPVVRGRKGEFVDLFKELTAKGYSRARVDGELVQLSEPPKLGKQFKHTIEVVVDRLVVKEDISQRLTDSIETALGLAEGRVLIEFVDVDAGDPARIRAFSENLACPNEHPLAIDEIEPRSFSFNNPFGACSACSGIGTRLEVDEELIVPNPELSLAQGAIAPWSLGTATTEYWNRLLEGLAHELGFSMDTSWEKLPKDVRNTVLHGKDHKVVVQYRNRFGRERKYSTGFEGAIQYVHRKHGETDSDWARDRYEEYMRQIPCPECNGARLNPASLSVLINGKSIAEVAALPMRECAAFLGSLTLTDREAQIAHQVLKEIQARLTFLLDVGLEYLNLERPSGTLSGGEAQRIRLATQIGSGLVGVLYVLDEPSIGLHQRDNRRLIETLTRLRDLGNTLIVVEHDEDTIHEADWVVDIGPGAGEHGGQVVHSGTYKELLENKDSLTGDYLSGRRKIDIPAKRRKYDKKRELKVIGARENNLDNVDATFPLGLFTAVTGVSGSGKSTLVNEILYKVLANKLNGAKQVAGRHRSVNGLEHLDKVVHVDQSPIGRTPRSNPATYTGVFDNIRKLFAETTEAKVRGYQPGRFSFNVKGGRCEACSGDGTLKIEMNFLPDVYVPCEVCHGARYNRETLEVHYKGKTIADVLNMPIEEGAEFFAAFTPIARHLNTLVDVGLGYVRLGQPATTLSGGEAQRVKLAAELQKRSNGRSIYVLDEPTTGLHFEDIRKLLMVLQGLVDKGNTVITIEHNLDVIKSADWIVDLGPNGGSGGGKIVATGTPEQVAQSTDSHTATFLAEILG is encoded by the coding sequence GTGCCCAAAGCCTTAGCTGAAGATGCAGCCATCGATGCCCTGAAGAGCGTATCCGCCGTTCCCGACACCAAGCCCACCAGGCCGGACCTGTCCCGGCTCGTCGTCAAGGGTGCACGGGAACACAACCTGCGCAATGTAGATCTGGACCTGCCCAGGGACGCGATGATCGTGTTCACAGGCCTCTCGGGTTCAGGCAAGTCCTCCCTTGCATTCGATACGATCTTCGCCGAGGGGCAGCGGCGGTACGTGGAATCGCTGTCCGCCTATGCCCGACAGTTCCTGGGCCAGGTGGATAAGCCGGACGTGGACTTCATTGAGGGCCTGTCGCCGGCAGTGTCGATCGACCAGAAGTCCACCAGCAAGAACCCTCGTTCCACAGTGGGCACCATCACCGAAATTTACGACTATATGCGTCTGCTCTGGGCGCGTGTGGGCCGTCCGCACTGCCCTGTCTGTGGCGAACCCATCGCCCGGCAGACCCCACAGCAAATTGTTGACCAGCTGTTGGAACTGGAAAAGGGCACGCGCTTCCAGGTCCTCGCTCCCGTGGTACGCGGCCGCAAGGGCGAGTTCGTGGACCTCTTCAAGGAACTGACCGCCAAGGGATATTCGCGTGCGCGGGTGGATGGCGAACTGGTCCAGCTCAGCGAGCCTCCCAAGCTCGGCAAGCAGTTCAAGCACACCATCGAGGTAGTGGTGGACCGCCTGGTGGTCAAGGAAGACATCAGCCAGCGGCTCACGGATTCCATTGAAACGGCACTGGGCTTGGCGGAAGGCCGGGTACTGATCGAATTCGTGGACGTTGATGCCGGGGACCCCGCACGCATCCGCGCTTTCTCCGAGAACCTCGCATGCCCCAACGAGCATCCACTGGCAATTGATGAAATCGAGCCCCGGTCCTTCTCGTTCAACAACCCCTTCGGCGCCTGCTCCGCGTGCAGTGGAATTGGGACCAGGCTTGAAGTGGACGAGGAACTGATTGTTCCCAATCCTGAGCTTTCCCTGGCACAGGGTGCTATCGCTCCATGGTCGCTGGGCACCGCCACCACTGAGTACTGGAACCGTCTCCTGGAGGGCTTGGCCCATGAGCTCGGCTTCTCCATGGACACATCGTGGGAGAAACTGCCCAAGGATGTCCGGAACACTGTGCTGCACGGCAAGGACCACAAGGTCGTCGTCCAGTATCGGAACCGGTTCGGGCGCGAACGCAAGTACAGCACCGGCTTTGAAGGTGCCATCCAGTATGTGCACCGCAAGCACGGAGAAACTGACTCGGATTGGGCCCGGGACAGGTACGAAGAGTACATGCGGCAGATTCCCTGCCCCGAGTGCAACGGCGCGCGACTCAACCCAGCTTCGTTGTCGGTTCTGATCAATGGAAAGTCGATCGCTGAAGTAGCGGCCCTTCCCATGCGTGAATGTGCAGCGTTCCTGGGTAGTCTGACCTTGACGGACCGCGAGGCACAGATTGCCCACCAGGTCCTGAAGGAAATCCAGGCCCGCCTGACGTTCCTTCTGGACGTGGGGCTTGAATACCTGAACCTGGAACGGCCTTCCGGTACGTTGTCCGGCGGCGAAGCCCAGCGTATCCGCCTTGCCACGCAAATTGGTTCCGGTCTGGTGGGAGTGCTCTACGTCCTGGACGAGCCGTCCATCGGCCTTCACCAACGCGATAACCGCCGGTTGATCGAGACGCTCACCCGCCTGCGGGACCTCGGCAACACCCTGATTGTGGTGGAACATGACGAGGACACCATTCATGAGGCGGACTGGGTGGTTGACATTGGACCTGGCGCCGGCGAGCACGGCGGCCAGGTGGTGCATTCCGGTACATACAAGGAGCTCCTGGAAAACAAGGACTCCCTTACCGGCGACTACCTGTCCGGGCGCCGCAAGATCGACATCCCGGCCAAGCGCCGCAAATATGACAAGAAGCGTGAACTAAAGGTCATCGGTGCCAGGGAAAACAACCTGGACAACGTGGATGCCACCTTCCCGCTGGGGCTGTTTACGGCCGTGACCGGCGTCAGTGGTTCGGGCAAATCCACGTTGGTGAACGAGATCCTTTACAAGGTCCTTGCCAACAAGCTCAACGGCGCCAAGCAGGTGGCAGGCCGTCACCGGAGCGTGAACGGGCTCGAGCACCTGGATAAGGTGGTCCACGTAGACCAGAGCCCCATCGGACGCACGCCGCGCTCCAACCCGGCAACCTATACAGGCGTGTTCGATAACATCCGAAAACTGTTTGCTGAAACCACTGAAGCAAAAGTCCGTGGCTACCAGCCCGGCCGCTTCTCGTTCAACGTCAAGGGTGGGCGCTGCGAAGCGTGCTCCGGCGACGGCACGTTGAAGATCGAAATGAACTTCCTGCCGGACGTCTATGTTCCCTGCGAGGTGTGCCACGGCGCCCGGTACAACCGGGAAACCCTTGAAGTGCATTACAAGGGAAAGACCATCGCCGACGTCCTTAACATGCCTATTGAGGAAGGTGCGGAATTCTTTGCCGCATTCACCCCGATAGCAAGGCATCTGAACACCTTGGTGGATGTAGGCCTTGGCTATGTCAGGCTCGGCCAGCCAGCTACAACGCTCTCCGGTGGTGAAGCACAACGCGTGAAGTTGGCCGCCGAACTGCAGAAGAGGTCCAACGGTCGCAGCATTTATGTTCTGGACGAGCCCACCACGGGCCTGCACTTCGAGGACATCCGGAAGCTACTTATGGTTCTACAGGGGCTGGTGGACAAGGGCAACACTGTGATCACCATCGAGCACAACCTGGACGTCATCAAGTCTGCGGACTGGATTGTGGATCTGGGACCGAACGGTGGTTCAGGCGGAGGAAAGATCGTCGCCACCGGCACACCTGAGCAGGTCGCCCAGTCCACTGACAGCCACACCGCAACGTTCCTTGCGGAAATTCTGGGCTAA
- a CDS encoding GntR family transcriptional regulator → MTAMDGFPGSWRPNTSSGVALFEQLRLRIIELADSGVLAVGAKLPPVRNLAGVLDVAPHTVARAYKELEVAGVVATRGRNGTIVCARDDRWGALAEVAGQYAAAAKAQGASFAEAVQLLAAAYDAD, encoded by the coding sequence ATGACTGCCATGGACGGGTTTCCTGGCAGTTGGCGCCCCAACACCAGCAGCGGAGTGGCCCTTTTTGAGCAATTAAGGCTGCGCATCATCGAACTGGCAGACTCCGGGGTGCTCGCAGTTGGAGCAAAACTTCCGCCGGTCCGGAACCTGGCTGGCGTGCTGGACGTGGCCCCGCATACAGTGGCCAGGGCTTATAAGGAGCTGGAGGTTGCGGGCGTAGTCGCCACGAGGGGCCGCAACGGCACCATAGTCTGCGCGCGGGATGACCGCTGGGGTGCGCTGGCCGAAGTTGCCGGCCAGTATGCCGCGGCGGCCAAGGCCCAAGGAGCCTCTTTCGCGGAGGCTGTACAGCTTCTTGCCGCCGCTTATGACGCCGATTGA
- a CDS encoding trans-aconitate 2-methyltransferase, giving the protein MRWDPSKYVEFGNHRDRPFHDLVGRVQARGPRKVVDLGCGPGNLTATLAVRWPGARIVGLDSSAEMLAKAASQALQFANLEFEKADIASWQPDQETDVVVTNAALQWVPKHQDMLAGWLRGLKPGAWFALQVPGNFTSPSHALMRELAESPKWSSRLGGVLRHDGVVGSPADYLGIMLDAGCAADAWETTYQQVLPGKDPVLEWVRGTGLRPVLAALPPGDAADFEKEYSALLREAYPATRHGTVFPFRRIFAVARKDT; this is encoded by the coding sequence ATGAGGTGGGATCCGTCCAAGTATGTGGAGTTTGGCAATCACAGGGATAGGCCCTTCCACGACCTCGTGGGCAGGGTTCAGGCCCGGGGTCCGCGGAAAGTGGTGGACCTTGGATGCGGCCCTGGGAACCTCACCGCGACTCTGGCAGTCCGCTGGCCTGGCGCCCGCATCGTCGGCCTGGACTCCTCAGCGGAGATGCTTGCGAAGGCAGCCAGCCAGGCCCTGCAATTTGCCAACCTGGAATTCGAAAAGGCTGATATCGCCAGCTGGCAGCCCGACCAGGAGACAGACGTCGTGGTCACCAATGCCGCACTCCAGTGGGTTCCAAAGCATCAGGACATGCTCGCTGGGTGGTTGCGTGGCCTTAAACCGGGTGCGTGGTTCGCGCTGCAGGTACCGGGAAACTTCACTTCCCCTTCGCATGCGTTGATGAGGGAGCTCGCTGAGTCACCCAAGTGGTCCTCCCGCCTTGGCGGTGTTCTTCGGCATGATGGCGTTGTGGGTAGTCCTGCGGATTACCTGGGGATCATGCTCGACGCCGGTTGTGCCGCTGACGCTTGGGAAACTACCTACCAGCAGGTACTACCGGGCAAGGATCCGGTCCTTGAATGGGTGCGTGGCACCGGACTGCGGCCGGTGCTCGCAGCTTTGCCTCCAGGGGATGCCGCCGACTTCGAGAAGGAATACTCTGCTTTGCTGCGGGAGGCTTATCCGGCGACGAGACACGGAACAGTGTTCCCGTTCCGCCGTATCTTCGCAGTGGCCCGGAAAGACACATGA